One Ricinus communis isolate WT05 ecotype wild-type chromosome 7, ASM1957865v1, whole genome shotgun sequence genomic region harbors:
- the LOC8285020 gene encoding uncharacterized protein LOC8285020, whose amino-acid sequence MKSKMTQKIALEAYLEFLNSQKQINFTSKFLNEIISMHGFKKIQKSTKEVLKEAVDTIELVNLSRSTLSEDEVSSCAFMNLEEVIAALNDLNWQDCCITSIQTQTDPGGFNSKSAADGLGLDVAAGSITDKRGKRKRSNTPAAEFGGSSSC is encoded by the exons ATGAAATCGAAGATGACACAGAAAATCGCTCTGGAAGCTTACCTCGAGTTTTTGAACTCTCAAAAGCAAATTAATTTCACCTCCAAATTTCTCAATGAG ATCATCTCTATGCACGGCTTCAAGAAAATCCAGAAATCTACCAAG GAAGTGTTAAAAGAAGCAGTGGATACAATAGAGCTAGTGAATCTGTCACGCTCTACTTTGAGCGAAGATGAGGTGTCATCGTGTGCGTTTATGAATCTGGAAGAAGTAATCGCAGCTCTGAACGATCTTAATTGGCAAGATTGCTGCATTACCTCTATCCAAACTCAAACTGATCCAGGCGGTTTCAATTCGAAATCTGCAGCTGACGGTTTGGGCCTTGATGTTGCTGCTGGTTCCATTACTGACAAGCGCGGCAAGAGGAAGAGATCCAATACACCTGCTGCTGAATTTGGTGGATCTTCGTCTTGTTGA